The following coding sequences lie in one Bifidobacterium sp. ESL0690 genomic window:
- a CDS encoding heavy metal translocating P-type ATPase, giving the protein MLPITIVAAIFVALFWNYRPWFNGVGALDTGNFVVAPPDAEAWHIGPFVFNPSVGQLIVVLLVAYSVFDSIRGMIASLKAGHVGIDVLAILALLSTLGVQEYWASWAVVLMIWSGEAIEEFAQTRAEGNLSALIAAAPQMAHISDLPGVGAALNDGGAGVPSEASKTNEDADTRKAHLTALFADNNKRLADGFRATLAAALPQVDVRDLENNVCRIDVNDCSCELASVAKDGAGSSQTGSQSRRVQPAGSLARHTFIGGSLARNSQAVKIMESQAAQDAHFHTVPVDQVALGDVLVVLPGETIPVDGKLLSGTATLDLSAINGEPLPRTVFAGARVMSGAINGSTMIVIRATQLAKDSQYQQTMQLVDSARSSRAPVVKTADVLAVPFTIISLVIGIVAWIASGTPERFAQVLVLATPCPLLIAAPVAYMAGTGRLAKAGILTKTQEVLENLGKVSHIFFDKTGTLTVTKPQVVRVDVPQAARKRLPVVLDFDAEKAESNSAQYIKDIIVELAAVVETYSVHILAQGIVAAGAAASKKLHNGRTAFPVVKGVHEDAGNGVQGMVEGHTVRVGRLNFVMSASDDNGVGRLETKRAMDSSLFQDSNSVLSSDEAFPTSQFKPRSADEMVAYVSVDGILAARIVLRDVPRDNARESLQCLRSMGIGKVTMLTGDSRSSADVIAGEVGIDDVRADLLPQDKVSAVKEASQEPLQHPSKIEAFLDRLSGQPKPRPISVMVGDGVNDAPVLAAADIGIAMTDGTSTAASQTAQVVIMNDDIADVPKAVAIARQTKRTMLQAVVTGLGLALVCMVAAAFDLIPVVVGAFMQEAIDVVSILWALTALRERG; this is encoded by the coding sequence ATGCTTCCCATTACTATTGTGGCTGCGATTTTCGTGGCGTTATTTTGGAATTATCGGCCTTGGTTTAACGGTGTCGGGGCACTTGATACCGGCAATTTCGTGGTCGCTCCGCCCGACGCTGAGGCTTGGCATATTGGGCCGTTCGTGTTCAATCCTTCGGTCGGTCAGCTCATCGTGGTGCTGCTCGTTGCGTATTCGGTTTTCGACTCGATTCGCGGCATGATCGCCTCACTCAAAGCTGGTCACGTGGGCATTGACGTGCTGGCGATCTTGGCGTTGCTCTCGACGCTGGGAGTACAAGAATACTGGGCCAGCTGGGCCGTGGTCCTGATGATTTGGTCGGGCGAAGCCATCGAGGAATTTGCGCAGACCAGAGCCGAAGGCAATCTGAGCGCCTTGATTGCCGCCGCTCCGCAGATGGCGCATATCTCCGATTTGCCGGGAGTCGGTGCGGCCTTGAACGATGGGGGTGCGGGGGTTCCAAGCGAAGCTTCTAAAACGAACGAGGACGCCGATACCCGAAAAGCGCATCTTACAGCATTATTTGCCGATAACAACAAACGTTTGGCCGATGGCTTCCGAGCAACTTTGGCTGCCGCGCTGCCGCAAGTGGACGTGCGAGATCTGGAAAATAATGTATGCAGAATCGACGTGAATGATTGCAGTTGCGAACTTGCGTCCGTAGCCAAGGATGGGGCTGGAAGTTCGCAGACTGGTTCTCAGAGCCGACGTGTGCAGCCGGCAGGTTCGTTGGCGCGGCACACGTTTATCGGGGGTTCGTTGGCGCGCAACTCGCAAGCCGTGAAAATCATGGAATCGCAAGCCGCTCAGGACGCGCATTTCCATACGGTTCCTGTCGATCAGGTTGCCTTGGGCGACGTGCTGGTGGTCTTGCCCGGCGAGACGATTCCCGTCGATGGCAAGTTGCTGAGCGGAACGGCGACGCTCGACCTGAGTGCCATCAACGGTGAACCGTTGCCGCGTACCGTGTTTGCGGGCGCTCGCGTGATGTCCGGGGCGATCAACGGCTCGACGATGATCGTGATTCGCGCCACGCAGTTGGCCAAGGATTCGCAGTACCAGCAGACCATGCAGCTGGTCGATTCCGCGCGTTCCTCGCGTGCGCCCGTGGTCAAAACCGCCGACGTGCTCGCGGTGCCGTTTACCATCATTTCCTTGGTCATCGGCATCGTTGCTTGGATCGCTTCCGGCACTCCGGAACGCTTCGCGCAGGTGCTGGTACTGGCCACGCCCTGCCCGCTGCTCATCGCCGCTCCAGTGGCGTATATGGCGGGAACCGGAAGGCTTGCGAAGGCCGGAATTCTGACGAAAACGCAGGAGGTTCTGGAGAATCTCGGCAAGGTTTCGCATATCTTCTTCGACAAAACGGGAACGCTCACCGTCACGAAACCGCAAGTCGTGCGGGTGGATGTGCCGCAAGCCGCGCGTAAGCGGTTGCCGGTGGTGCTCGATTTCGATGCAGAAAAGGCGGAGTCAAATTCCGCACAATATATAAAGGACATCATTGTCGAACTTGCAGCGGTGGTGGAGACATATTCGGTGCATATCCTCGCGCAAGGCATCGTGGCCGCCGGAGCCGCCGCGTCGAAGAAGTTGCACAACGGTCGCACGGCTTTCCCCGTGGTCAAAGGGGTTCATGAGGATGCCGGCAACGGCGTTCAGGGCATGGTCGAAGGCCATACGGTTCGCGTCGGGCGGTTGAATTTCGTAATGAGCGCGAGTGATGATAACGGTGTCGGCCGACTTGAAACCAAGAGGGCCATGGATTCGTCGCTTTTCCAAGATTCAAATTCTGTATTGTCTTCGGATGAGGCGTTCCCGACCTCGCAATTCAAGCCGCGTTCGGCTGACGAAATGGTGGCGTACGTTTCGGTCGACGGCATTCTTGCCGCCCGTATCGTGTTGCGTGACGTGCCACGAGATAATGCTCGCGAATCGTTGCAATGCCTACGTTCCATGGGCATCGGCAAGGTGACGATGTTGACCGGAGACTCCCGCAGCTCGGCCGATGTGATTGCCGGCGAGGTTGGTATCGATGACGTTCGTGCAGATCTGCTCCCGCAAGATAAAGTATCCGCCGTCAAAGAGGCTTCGCAAGAGCCTCTGCAGCATCCGTCGAAAATCGAAGCATTCCTTGACCGGCTTTCCGGCCAACCCAAACCGCGTCCGATTTCGGTGATGGTCGGCGACGGCGTCAACGATGCGCCCGTTCTGGCTGCGGCCGATATCGGCATCGCCATGACCGACGGCACCTCTACTGCCGCCTCGCAAACGGCGCAAGTGGTCATCATGAACGACGACATCGCAGACGTGCCCAAGGCCGTGGCCATCGCCCGCCAGACCAAGCGCACCATGCTGCAGGCCGTGGTCACCGGTCTCGGCCTCGCGCTGGTCTGCATGGTCGCCGCCGCCTTCGATCTCATCCCGGTGGTGGTCGGCGCTTTCATGCAGGAGGCCATCGACGTCGTCTCGATTCTTTGGGCGCTGACCGCGCTGCGTGAGCGTGGGTGA